The genome window ggatatctagttttcgTCTCTCCTATggttcgactcgtataataaatggggaattgcgtaccttgctcttctcgaactacgACACCGCTTATGGCGACATccaatactgccaagtacaaacaaagtttctcgtctgtttttggagtgtgaagcagtggtgggcttgatagatatcgctttagttcttctaatgcttgttggcactccggggtccaagaaaaatcgttcttctttttgagtagagagaaaaatttatgacttcgatcagatgatcttgagatgaaccggcttaaggcggcaatccgacccgttagcctttgtacaaccttcacgctgtccacaacgacgatgtcttcgatggccttgattttatcggggttaatctctattccccgatgtgacaccatgaagccgaggaacttgcccgaaccgaccccgaaagcacatttctcgaggttaatttttctatttgttcttcgaatattttatttactaggcgttggtaagtagcccctgcattttttagcccgaagggcatcacattataacaatacgttccatatttggtgacaaatgaagtcttttcctggtcctccgggttcatctggatttgattatacccggaataggcatcgagaaaagtgaggatctcgtcgtcggccgtggcatcgatcatgcgatcaatattgggcagcggaaaggaatctttggggcatgctttgttcaaatccttatagtccacgcacattctaagtttgtccccttttttggggactacaactacgttggctaaccatttggGATATTTCACCttccgaatggaccctactttgagaagcttggttacctcgtcctttatgaatgcgtgctttctatcggactggggtcttctcttttgcttcaccggtctgaacctggggtccaaacttagctgatgcgtcgttatgtccggcgggatccctgttatatctaaatgggaccaggcaaaacaatcgatgttatcgataagaaattgaacgagtttcttcatgagttcagggctcaaccccgttcccaagtatatcTTTCGCTcaggccagtgctcgattaatatgacttgctctagctcctcgatcaTCGATTTTGTGGCaccggagtcatcgggaatcacgaaagatcgagggaccctttgatcaccatcctcttcgattttctagttgtctggctgggttgaagccgatgtatgtgattgctatttggtgtcccgttctccttcctgGACCGATCCTTTTATCGGTGAAAGTGAGGATACTGGTTTAGCTTCGTCGACGGTGAACATTTCTTTCGCGGCTGGTTGTTCTTCGTACACCATTTTGACACCTCCAGACGTCgagaatttgagggcctggtgtagggtcgaaggcacaaCTCTCaagttgtggatccatggccttccgaaaagggcgttatatctcatatcaccttcgatcacgtgaaactttatttcctggatggttccgtcCACATTTATTGGTAGGAATATCTCACctttgcgggtacgatctgatcctgtaggccgagATGCTgcactaccttcaatcggatgatgttggccgagctacctggatcgattaacacacgcttaattttagtgtTATTCACGAGTACgtatattaccagtgcgtcattgtgatgttggatgaccccctctgcatcttcatcatcaaaggacagagtccccatgggtgcataatcttgagtccgagatcgcttttccctcaccatcgatgttttaaTGCGTTTAAGAATTGGTCCCTGAGGAGTATCGAtgtcgccgatgatcatgtggatgacgtgatgcggttcttcttgttcgttttgtttgctgaaatccctacttctaaaatggctcttttccctatcactcagaaactcccgaaggtgccctttgttaaataagtaagttatttcctctcttagttgcttgcaatcttctgttctgtggtcatgggtaccatgatattcacacgtttgattgggatttcttcgggcaggatcggtctgcattggtcgaggccatttagtgtctttgatgcgtctgatggcCGATATGAGAGCAGATAcatcaacgctgaagttatattctgataatcgaggtgcttctataggatcagcatatttatcgaagccgcgCTTACTCATAAGCCCttgagaattttgtcctcgatcaatcctttgattgttccgaactgcattgcatgctgaaccgttgttcacccgatctaTGATGTATGGTCGATATTGGTCTCTGTTCGAACTTTGTTCTATGTCGATCTGCTGTTGATTAATAAttgtcctgttctgatgaacgGGTCCGTACGAGGCTcccgactgatcatcctcgaccctaattttcgattgatattagttgtgcacatctgcccaagttaccgctggatactcgatcaaattttctTTCAGTCGATGTGATGTTGTCGAACTTagttcgttcaacccttgggtgaaggcttgtacgacccagtcgtctgtgaccgggggtaattccatgcgttccatttgaaatcgggatacgaattccctcaacatttcaccctgcctttgctttactttgaagaggtctggtttcctcgttgcaacctttatggcaccagcatatgcctttacgaatgaatctgctaacatggtaaaagaatcgatggaattcagCGGTAAATTTTGGTACCAGATCATAGCTCATTTCGATAGGGTCTCCCCGAaccttttcaacaacacggattcgatctcatcgtcttccaaatcgttgccttttatggcacatgtgtaagaggtgacatgttcgttaggatcggtcgtaccgttatatctGGGAATTTTgagcatacggaattttttgggggattggcttcggtgccgcactcgacggaaaaggcttttgtatgaattttttcgaattaagcccctttatcattggtggagcccccgggatttggtcgaccctggcattgtacgtttccaccctcttgtcgttggcttcgactcgttttgtgagttcctcgagaaatttagtaattccgggagtagtccccgattcttgctcgttagatttcactatggcaggctctattctaggggtgacttctcgaagtggactggaaaccggcctgctttgtgcgcgggtttggctctgtagctgagcaatcgctacttgttgggcttgcagtatatcgaagatcatacgtaagctgtcCCCGATTTCCCCTGGGatttgggtgtctcgggctacggattgagtaccgccctgaatgcttcttttcgGTTCGGAACACTggttcgcctccaaagctatttgtgaattgatattcaatggtatttcggctcaaattttgggtacttcgattcgagcctcgggtgccaagttgttggtttcatcttgaaggccgtcttcgtaatcgatcggtgaagccattcgatcggtggttattcgtagctgaccctaaattcaagatgttttcggaaataagtgcaaagcacaatggcgtgttttttcagatttgtattaaatgaccactgttatcctcgtccctacggtgggcgctaaactgtttacccgaaaaatggatagagttgaatttataagcAATTccaaggatatgtggcgtaacttgatacaaaatgcaaGAATAAATAAAATGTAAATGTATATTGGAGAGAATGCAATCTAGATAAGGTTATCAAGAACAGTGAACCTTAGGATTCgataaatagaatcaatctaagaaactgaaAAAGCGATTATTTACTATAGAAGAATATAGTagttttattacaatgtaagtctcTAAAAAACATGTCCTACaaaaatgataaccaagcccttttatagtggagggattcaactccaagcataataaaataaacattcagtgagagacccatgataagtcaacttttccataatttctgccaagattctctctagtgggattgcaacggcttttgtctccgagctcgatcttgattaaaatcctcgattttggttcgagcttgatttcggttCGAACttttgatcttggttcgagctcgatcctggttcgagctctcgaattgattCCAGGTCAATGATGGTTGGTCTTTagattatcagcacgataggtctaccctgcatcatggttcgatttttattcgagtttgattatgatatcgatctcgacacggaccggcctccccgggttcgaggttagttcgtccccccttcgggatcttacttcgatacatcacCCTTCGAACTTGATCGGACATGCCAAGATTGAAATCTATTTCGATCGTATACAATATCTTTTAGTGGAATAAAGAATGTATTTCCTTACTGAGGGACGAATGTAGAGTAGCAAAGGCAGATTCATTGAATCCAATACTTTTGACGCGTAgaataaatttatgtgtaaaactTTACAAAAATTACGACAAATGGTAGGCTCTGAACCCATAAATTTAAAGAGACAATACGTTAAAAGTTTAAATTAAGGGTCTGCATCTGTCTCTACCTAAGAGTTCTATTTAAACTCTATCGTCAGGTTATTGAGTAGAACAATGTTTTCATCTTCATAGTTAGAGGTGGAGCTAGGATAGTGACATCACGTATCAGTAATTGgactttgtattttattttatatatttttagtaaAGTATATAAATATAACATTTAGACTAAAGTTACTGAGTACGGCCGAACTCGTATCTCGTTCCATTGTTGTTCATAGTTTCGATCGGAGATTGGAGAGTGATCCTTAGACATAAGATTGACCTTAGCAAAGATCTTGATCATTTGTGTTAGCCATAAAAACATTTACCATAAGGACTTGTGAAACATTGAAAGTTTGTAGTAACGCTTTTAATGTTAACAATGAGAGTCAGAACTCAAGTTAATTTGTGCATGCAAGACAACCCTTTTGTTTATAAATCTATGGATatgttttctctcttttttttccctCAAAAAATTTCATTCCAATTAGAGCTTAGGGCCACAATTTACCAATTAGGTTAAGTACACAAACTATTCAGGGTAGTTTCTCTACATCTGGGCATATATAGACAGTGGCAGAGCCAAATAAAAGTGCAAGAATATTGTTAAACCTGTCAGTACATAAGAAATTTTTCTTATGTCAAAGAGATTCAACAACttttatatatacaaaaattaatttacTCTCTTTTGCATAATGAATTTTTTGAGAAAAAAATTCAATTGATTCCTCTTCATTAAAATCTAGCACAATAGTCATTAGTGTCTTTATTAGGACTCCAAACCgcaggaaaaaaaaaattcttagacaatatgcaaataaaaaatatatattatatattgaaGACGTAATTAGTTAAAAAAAATATGCTCTAACATATTAATCTTTTAAATGAGATGATCAATTTCAATATAATATTAGAGCAGACAAAAGATTCTTGGTTCGAGTCTCACTATCATGCATTAACAAAAAAGATTCACTACTTGTCTCACGAAAAAGAATCAAGTCTGCGGGGAGaaacaaataattaaataacacaCTTCAAGGgtgaagaaaaagaaatataGTAGTATATTTTTGTCAGCATCTCATACTCCTCAAGTAAGAATGCTAAGATTTATGGTTTCCTTTGGATTTGATTTCGTAGAATATCCCTTGTGACTTACAATATTACGTATgcttcttttattttaaattctttgGTCGCAATATCATTTAAACCttttattataaatataaaaattcaacTCTTTAAGTAAGCATGATTAATTTTCTCTCTTTTGGGGGGGTTTTTCTTATCATGGATATGCGAAAGGTAAGAGGGAAAAAATAATCACAATAAAAGAGCATTTCTAACTCAAGGAATTATATAAGGGGAAAGGAACAAAACCTTAGATTGTTTATTTTAATCCTACTTTTCTCCACATTCTTGATTAAGTAAGTTTCGGATAAAGAATcagatttttttatttaaaagtaGAAAAAGAATGACTAAAACAGCtctaaccaaaaataaataaataatgaaatACCAAATGTGTAACTGTTTAGTAGAAATTCATTGACTAATACAGTAATTGTTAAGGAAAATGTAGTAGGGTTTCCCTTGCCGTGACGCGGGTGGAAATTTCTAAGTCTTGAAAACCCCTCTTTCATTTATTTCACTCGTTTTTTACTTCTTTCgttctcctcccccccccccccccccaaaaaaaaaaaaaaaaacctttttttCCTCACATTTTAACTCTTTAAATACTCAGCTAGACCAGACCATGGCATGCACAAGGTAAAGGCATAAAAAAAAACTAGAGagagtgaaaaagaaaagaaaaaaagagagactCAAGAAGAGAAATACACAAATATTTGAAGATTTGTGTTTGCAAAAATGGAGATGTATGATAATAGCAATCTACTACCACCAGGATTTAGGTTCTATCCTACAGAAGAGGAGTTGGTGGATTTTTATTTGAGAAATAAGCTTAATGGCAAAAGAGAATTGGACATTCAACGTGTTATACCTGTTGTTAATATATATCAACACAATCCATGTCAACTCCCAGGTTATTGCATCATCATAATTCTTtcttctctctcacacacacataccATATACTATATATGATACTCAAAACCATTCAAGTTTAACCTTTTGTTCAATTTTAGTTATCTGATTTTGTTTTTGATTATGCGATGGTTTAATTATCATCTCAAGCATTAATTTTTGCAGTCTAAAGGATTAAGAATTTGTTAATAAccttcattttatgaaatttttccGAGTCATGTGTTTTTTTATTGCTAAACCTAATCTTTGTAGAGAAAGAAAAACCTAATCTTTTGTAGCATTTACCTTACATATGCACTTGACAACAATTTTAATAAATATCTTTTTTACGCTATTAGTGTATTTTGACCAGCACGTTAACCTGCTTTGAGGTTGCGAATCTTACTTCTTTTGGACAACTACGTACCTCTAGCTATCTTAGATGACCTAGCTAATAGtgtaatttatttttattgtcaGTAGTTCATAAAAGTtagactttttttttttaaaccctTCTTCTTCGCCATGTGATTCTTGAACCAGAAATGGCAGgagaaggaattcgagatgacTCAGAGCAATGGTTTTTCTTCATTCCAATTCAAGATAGGGAAGCTAGAGGAGGGAGACCTACTAGGCTTACAACAGAAGGATATTGGAAAGCTACTGGAACTCCTGGTTATGTATATTCATCAAATAATAGAATAATTGGAGGCAAAAGAACTATGGTTTTCTATAAAGGAAGAGCTCCAAATGGGAAGAAGACCCTATGGAAGATGAATGAGTATAAAGCCAGTGATGGAGAAGCTTCAGCAACAAATAGTGTTACAAATTTAAAGGTCAGTGGCACCCTCAAAAAATTAGGGTTT of Nicotiana tomentosiformis chromosome 7, ASM39032v3, whole genome shotgun sequence contains these proteins:
- the LOC104112592 gene encoding NAC domain-containing protein 90-like: MEMYDNSNLLPPGFRFYPTEEELVDFYLRNKLNGKRELDIQRVIPVVNIYQHNPCQLPEMAGEGIRDDSEQWFFFIPIQDREARGGRPTRLTTEGYWKATGTPGYVYSSNNRIIGGKRTMVFYKGRAPNGKKTLWKMNEYKASDGEASATNSVTNLKLRHEFSLCRVYKKSKCVRAFDRRPTGFGIIEGTVPPQPLNDTGDDVAATPSNQNISPSKDKNLPALNAYLMESSSSGEEHAPTSQPVETSNDLDFSDVPLWDWDCNFI